The DNA window GCGATCCTCGCCCTACTGGCCGGTGGTGAGTCATCCGCTGCTGCGCCGGGTCCTGCCCGGGCTGGCGGTGTCCGCCCTGGGTGACGGCATGGCCCTGGTCGCGGTGACCTGGCTGGCGTTGCAGCTCGCGCCCCAGGGTCAGCGCGGCACGTGGACGGCCGTCGCGCTGGCGGCGTACACCCTGCCCAGCGCCGCCGGCACCATCGCCTTCGGCCGGCTCCTGGCCGGTCGGAGCGGGGCGCAGCTCGCCGGCTGGGACGCCGTCCTGCGCGCCGGCGCCCTCGCCGCCATCCCCGCCGCCCACCTCGCCGGGGCACTCAGCATCGGCGTGTACGTGGCCCTGCTCGCCGCGTCCTCGCTGCTGCACTCGTGGGGCTCCGCCGGACGCTTCACGCTGATCGCCGAGCTGCTGCCCGAACGGGATCACCTGCCGGCCAACGCGGTGTTCGCCATCCTGGGCCAGGCCGCCACCATCGCCGGCCCGCCGCTGGCGGGCCTCCTGATCGGCGTGGCCGGGCCGGTGTGGGTCCTCGCGCTCGACGCGCTCAGCTTCGCCGTGCTGGCCCTCACCTACCGCCTCGTCGTTCCCGCCGGCAGGCGCGCGGCGCCGACGGAGGCGATCCCGTCCCGCACGGCCGGCTTCGGCGTCATCCGCGAGCACCGGGCCCTGCGCGGCCTGCTGGCCGTGACCTTCGGGTTCTTCCTGCTCTTCGGCCCGTTCTACGTGGCCATGCCCGTCCTGGTCACCGAAGAGCTGCGCGGCTCCGCGACGACCCTCGGGCTGTACTACACGGCGTTCGGCGCCGGTTCCCTCCTCGGCGGTCTCGCCACCGGCCACCTGCGCCGCTGGCCGCTGTGGCCCACCATCATCGGCATCGTGGTCGGGTTCGGCGCCGCCATGCTGCCGCTCGGCCTGGACGTGCCCGTCGGCCTCTCGCTGCCGGCCTTCGCCCTGGCCGGCCTCCTCTGGGCTCCCTACACGTCCACGTCGATGGCGCTGTTCCAGCGCAGCGTCACCGGCGCGAGGCTCCCGCAGGCCCTGGCCGCCCACGGCGCGGTGGTCGTCCTGGCGGTGCCACTCGGCACCATGCTCGGCGGCCCCCTGACGGCCGCGCTCGGCGCCCGGCACACCCTGCTGCTGTGCGCCGCCGCGACGATCGCTCTCGGCGCGGTCGCCGCCGGGCTCGCCCGCCCGCACCGCGGGCCGCCCCCGACCGGCGACGAGCCGGACGGGACCGGCCCGGCGCCCGAGCGGCGACTCCGACCGGACGACGCCGTGGGCTCGGGCACCCCCTGAGCCCAGCGCCCGACCGGGGTAGGAGGGTGGGGCTATGGTCGGGCGGTGGATGAGCTGTTCGAGCCGGCAGGGACGCTGCGCTCGGCGTACCGCGAGGTGGACTGGGCGTCCACGTCACTGGGCCCGGTGCGCGACTGGAGCCCGACGTTGCGTGCGGCCGTCGACCTCACCCTGCACTCCCGGTTCCCGGTGACGCTGTTCTGGGGCCCGGAGTTCGTCATGGTCTACAACCAGGCCTACGTCGAGTTGATCGGGCAGAAGCATCCGGCCGCGCTCGGCGCCCCCGCGGCGCGGGTGTTCGCCGAGATCTGGGACGTCATCGGGCCGATGCTCCGCTCGGTGCGGTCGACCGGGCGCGCGACCTGGACGCGGGACATGCGGCTGCTCATGGACCGGCGCGGCTATCCCGAGGAGTGCTTCTTCACGTTCTCCTACTCCGCGGTCCGCGGCCCGGACGGCCGGGCCGAGGGCGTGATCGACATCGCGACGGAGACCACCACGCAGGTGCTGTCCCAGCGGCGGCTGATCATGCTGGTCGGGCTCAGCGACGCCCTCAGCGGCCTCGAGGACCCGGCGGAGATCCTCGACCGGGCTCTGCGGGTGCTGCGCACCGATCCGCAGGACCTGCCGGACGTCGACATCCTCGTCGCAGACGCCGCCGGCGACGCCGGTCGCCCACCGCTGCCCGCGCTGTCGTCGACGATCCTCCGCGACGGGGACTTCGCGCTGGAGACGACGGCCGACGTCCCCGTGATGCGGATGCGCCTGCCGGGCCCGGCACCGTCCGCGGAGACGGTCCTGGTGGCACGGCTGAGCCAGCACCTCCCCCTCGACGACGGCTACGTGGGGTTCGTGCGGCTGCTGGGCGCGACGGTGGCACAGGCGCTGCAGCGGGCCCAGGCGCGCCAGGCCGAGCGGCGGGTCGCGATCCTGGAACGGGACCTCTCCGAGCGGCTGCAACGCAGCCTGCTGACCCCACCCGCCCAGCCGCCCGGGACCGAGGTGGCGGTCCGCTACCAGCCCGCGGCGGAACGCGCGCGGATCGGCGGCGACTGGTACGACGCGTTCCTGCTGCCCGACGGCGCCCTCACCCTGGTAATCGGGGACGTGGCGGGCCACGACCAGCAGGCCGCCGCGGCCATGGCGCAGATCCGCAACGTGCTGCGCGGGGTCGCGTACACGGCGGGGAAGCCGCCGGGCGGGGTGCTGGAGGGCCTGGAGGCGACGACGCGGGGCCTGGGCGTGAACGTGTTGGCGACCGCGGTCCTGGCCCGGCTGGAGCAGGCCGGCAACGGCGTACACACCCTGTCGTGGTCCAACGCCGGGCACCCGCCGCCGGTCCTGGTCGCCCCCGACGGGACCGCGACCCTGCTGCGCACGCCGCCGGAGATGCTGCTGGGCGTCCAGGCCGGCGTCGCGCGCGGCGACCACCGGGTCACCCTCGCGCCCGGCAGCGCCGTCGTCCTGTACACCGACGGCCTGATCGACCGGCGCGACGCGATCATCGACGACGGGTTGGCGGAGCTGGTGCGGAGCCTCACCGGCCGGCACGGGTCGACCGCCGAGCAGCTCTGCGACGAGTTGCTGGCCCGGTTCGCCGCCAGCAGCGACGACGACATCGCCCTGCTCGTGCTGCGGATCCCGCCGGAGCCCGCCGGCACACCGGGGTAGGGCGGCCGGGCCGGGGTGAGGCGGGCGGATAAGCGGAATGCAGGTAGCCTCTTTTCCCATGGGCGGTTCCGGACCGCCGGCCGACATCAACTCCACGGGGGCCGGGCACGCGCGAGGGGAGACGTCGTCTCTGCTCTCCCGGGCCTTCACGGCGGCCACCATCACGGAGCTGCGGCATGCCGTCGCCGCGGCCCTCGCGGCGGCGGGGCTGGCGGGCGAGCCCGCCGAGGACTTCGTCCTGGCGGTCCACGAGCTGGCCACCAACGCCGTACGCCACGGCGGCGGCGCGGGCCAGCTGCACCTGCGGCGGCAGGGCGACCTCCTGCTCTGCGACGTCGTCGATCATGGGGCGGGCGTCGACGCGCCGCCGATCCGGCAGGTCGCCGGGGACGCGGCGGGCGGCCGGGGCCTCTGGCTGGCGGACCACCTGGCCGACTCGCTGAGCCTGCACCGCCGCGTCGACGGCCTGACCGCCACGGTCACCATCGCGCTGCGCTGACCGGATCGGTGCGGGACCGGCACCCTCAGTCGACGTCGACCCAGTCGAGGGTGCGGCCGACCGCCTTCTTCCACCGGGCGTAGCCGGTCTCGCGCTGCTCCGGCGACCAGGTCGGCTGCCAGCGCCGGCTCTCGTTCCAGTTCTCGCGCAGTTCGTCGGTGCTCTTCCAGAACCCGACGGCGAGCCCGGCCGCGTAGGCGGCGCCCAGGGCGGTGGTCTCGGCGACCACCGGGCGGCTGACCGGCACACCGAGGATGTCCGCCTGGAGCTGCATGCAGAGGTCGTTGACCGTGACGCCGCCGTCGACCTTCAGGCACTCCAGGGGCACCCCGCAGTCCTGCTCCATGGCCTCGGCCACGTCGCGGCTCTGGTAGCAGATCGACTCCAGGGTGGCCCGGGCGATGTGCGCGTCGGTGTTGAACCGGGACAGTCCGACGATCGCGCCGCGGGCGTCGGAGCGCCAGTACGGGGCGAACAGCCCGGAGAACGCCGGCACGAAGTACACGCCGCCGTTGTCCTCGACCTGACGGGCCAGGATCTCGCTCTGCGCGGCGCTGCTGATGATCTTGAGCTGGTCGCGCAGCCACTGCACGGCCGAGCCGGTGACCGCGATCGAACCCTCCAGCGCGTAGACCGGCGCCTCGTCGCCGAACTGGTAGCAGACCGTGGTGAGCAGCCCGGCCGTGGACCGCACGATGTCGGTGCCGGTGTTGACCAGCATGAAGTTGCCCGTGCCGTACGTGTTCTTCGCCTCGCCCGGCGCGAAGCAGACCTGCCCCACCGTGGCGGCCTGCTGGTCGCCCAGGTCACCGGTGATCCGGACGGGGCTGCTGAACGGCCCGTGCGGCACCGTGCTGCCGTAGGAGCGCGGGTCGGAGGACGGCCGGATCTCGGGCAGCATGGCCCGCGGGATGCCGAAGAACGACAGCATCTCGTCGTCCCAGTCGAGCGTCTCCAGGTTCATGAGCATCGTGCGGCTGGCGTTGGTGGGGTCGGTGACATGCACGCCGCCCTCGGTGCCGCCGGTCAGGTTCCACAGCAGCCAGGTGTCGGTGTTGCCGAAGACGGCCTCGCCCCGCTCGGCCGCCTCCCGGACCCCGTCGACGTTCTCCAGGATCCACTGGATCTTCCCGCCGGAGAAGTACGTCGCCGGCGGCAGCCCCGCCCGGCTCCGGATGACGTCGCCCCGGCCCTCGCGTTCCAGCGCCGAGGCGATCCGGTCGGTGCGGGTGTCCTGCCAGACGATCGCGTTGTAGTAGGGCCGGCCGGTCCGGCGGTTCCACACCACCGTGGTCTCACGCTGGTTGGTGATGCCGAGCGCGGCGAGGTCGGAGCCGGCCAGGCCGTGCTCGTTCATCGCGGTCTGGACCACCGTCTGGGTCCGTTCCCAGATCTCCAGAGGGTTGTGCTCGACCCAGCCCGCCCGCGGCAGGATCTGCTGGTGTTCGAGCTGGTGGCGGCCGACCTCGTTGCCGCCATGGTCGAAGATCATGAAACGGGTGCTGGTGGTGCCCTGGTCCACGGCGCCGACGAAGTCAGCCATGCGGGGGTCTCCTCACTACGGGCGGCGCGGGTGTCATCGTGACGTGAACCGTAGGAAAGGTCGCGAGGCCGGGTCAACGAAACCCCCCTCACACGAGCCGCGCCATGCGCACCGACGGCCGCTCACCCCGCAGATGCCGCTCCTGATGCTGCGCACCGCCCCAGGTTCCGCACGGGTGGCGGGAGATCGTGGGATCAGTCGGTCGGCAGGAGTGGGCGCATGAAGGTGCGTTCGTAGCGCAGGACGCAGCCCGACTCGTCGCGGATCCGGTCGGCCGCCACGAACTCCGGGTCGTCGCCGAACCGTGCGCGGTAGCGCTCGTACGCCGCCAGGCTCTCGAAGCTGAACAAAGCCTCGGCCCGGTCGCTGGCTCCCTCGGCGGGCAGGAAGTAGCCGTGGTGCACGCCGCCGTGCTTGGCCACCAGCCGCATCCACTCGCGGGCGAAGCGTTCGAACGCCTCGATCTGCGCGGGGTCGACGGTGTAGTGCACGACGCAGGTGATCACGACGCCCACCCTACGGGCCGCCGTGCCGGCGCTCCCGCGGCGGGAGCGCCGGCACGGCCGGGACAGGGAGTGTCAGCCGCAGCCCAACGCCTGGTCGTAGCCGCGCGGCACGTCCCCGGCGACGACCTTGTCCGCGGTCTCCCAGAACACCTCCGGCCAGTCGCCCTCGTCCTTCATCTGGTGCAGCACCTTCCAGTTGTGGCTGCTGCGCAGCGCGTCGGCGGCCCGCCGGAGGGCGGCGTCGTCGCCGGCCCGCTTGGCGCGCTGCCATTCGGCGATCCAGGCGCAGCCGATCCGGGACGTCACCTGGGCACCGAACTGGTACGCGTCGTTGGTCCCGAGGCCGGCCAGCGCGGCCTTGTCGAAGTCCGGCGGCAGGGGAATGTCGGCGAGCACGACGGTGGCCCGCTCCTCCACGCGGGCCGGCGTGACGATCTCCGGCGGGAGCGCGGCCAGCCAGGTCCGCACGTCAACGCGGACGACGTGGGTGAGGGTCCGGTCGAACTCGGTCCGGTTCCCGCCGCCGGCGCGGAGTTCGACGAAGACGCCGTCGCGGGGGCGGAGCATGACCGCGAAGTCGTCCGAGCTGTAGCGGAACAGGTCACCGTCCCACCCGTCTACCTTCACCGCCTCCGGTGCGCTGACGTGGCGCCGGTCCGCGTGGTAGCCGTCGTACTGGTCGGCCGGGTACCAGTTCATGTCGAACTGCCGTCCGCCCTTGCCGAACGCGATGGTGCCCTGCTTCTCGGCGAACCCGTAGACGGTGATCACCCGCCAGCCGGGCTCGTCGATCAACAGTCGGGGGTTCTGCTCGGCGGCCTTCAACGCCACCGGCGAGTAGACGACGGAGGTGGCCGGCCCGGCGGTCGGCCCGGCGGAGGTGCCCCCCGGGGCGGCCTGGCGGTCGCCCGGCGGCGCGCCGAACATCGTGGACACGGCGATGAGGCCGACGAGCGCCGCGGCCGCGGTCAGCGGGCCGGCGAGGCGGCGGACCAGGCCGCGACGCGCCCGGGAGCGGGGCTGCGGTGCTTCGGCGACGCGGTCGAGCGTCGGTTCGGACATGATTTCCTCCAGGAGGGCCTGCTTCGCCCCTTCGAGGCGCCCGATGACATCGGGTCGGTAAGGGTCGGCGTCTCGGACCATCCGGTCGAGGTGCTCCTCGGTCATCTGCCCTCCTTCGGGGCGGGTGCGGTCACGACGTCGAGTACATGTCCGGGTCGTCCGAGGTCGTCACCGACGAGTTCGCGGAGCCGGGCCCGCGCCCGCGAGAGGCGGGTACGCACGGCGGCCGGGCTCACCCGGAGGACCTCGGCCGCCTCGCGCGGTTCGAGTCCCTCCCAGACGGTGAGCAGCAGCACCTCCCGGTCCAGCTCCCCCAGCCGGGTCAGCGCGGCCCGGATGGCGAGCCGTTCCGGCACCTCGCTGCCCGGGTCGCCGCCGATCACCGCGGTGATCCGTTGGCGTAGCCGCTCCCCCAGCCGCTGCCGGCGTACGCCGCCGCGGTGGTGGTTGGCGAGCACGCGGCGGGCGACGCCGTACAGCCAGAGCCGGGCCTCGCCGTCGGCCGGCAGGTCCCGTCTTCGGCGCCAGGCGACCAGGAAGGTCTCGGCGACGACGTCGGCCGCGTCCTCGGGCTGCGCGACGCGGCGCAGGGCGTACGCCAGCAGCGGCCCGAAGTCGGCCGCGTAGACGCGTCGGAAGCGTTCCTCGTGCTCGGTCCCGGAGCTCACGTCCGTCCCATGTCCGGTCGGGCCCCCATCGTGACAGGGAATCCGTCAGCCGGGATGCAGGTGCGTGCGCCGGGTCTTGCGTCCCGCCTCGTACGCCGCCCGGGCGGCCCGCCCCTCCACGGTGGTGGAGACCTCGGCGACCGGCACGTCCCACCAGGCGCCGGCGTCCGGTCCGGCCTCGAACCGGTCGGTCCGCACGTGCACCACGGTGGTCCGGGTGACCGCCTTCGCCGTCGCCAGCGCCGCGCGGAGCTGCGCCATGGTGGACACCCGGATCAGGTCGGCGCCGAGGCTCGCCGCGTTGGCGCCGAGGTCGATCGGCAGCGGCTCCCCGGACCGGTCGGCGTAGGCGGTGCCGAGCCGGTGCGCGCCGACGCTCTCCGAGAGCCGGCCGATCGAGGCGAAGCCGGAGTTGTCGACCAGCACCACGACCAGCTTGACGCCCTCGGCGACCGCGGTGGCCAGCTCGCTGGGCAGCATGAGGTAGGAGCCGTCGCCGACCAGCACGAACACCTCGCGCTCCGGCGCGGCCAGCTTCACCCCGATCCCGCCGGCGATCTCGTAGCCCATGCAGGAGTAGCCGTACTCGACGTGGTAGCTCTTGGGGTCCTCGCTGCGCCACAGCCGGTGCAGGTCGCCGGGCATCGACCCGGCGGCGCACACCACCACGCCGCGCGGGCCGGCGGCGTCGTTGACGGCGCCGATCACCGCGGTCTGGGTGGGCGGCGCGTCCGGGTCGGCGTGCCGGGCGCGGTCCGCGACGGCCGTCCACCGCTCGCGCAGCCGGGTCACCGACTCCCGGTACGCCGGCTCGGTGGCCCAGCCGGCGCAGGCCTCGCCGAGGACCGTGAGGCTCTCCCGCGCGTCGCCGACGACCTGCGTGCCGGACAGTTTCGCCGCGTCGAAGCGGGTGACGTTGAGGTTGACGAACCGCGTGCCGTCGCCGAACAGGGTGCCGGAGGCGGTGGTGAAGTCGCTGTAGCGGGTGCCCACCCCGATCACCACGTCCGCGCCGGCCGCGATCTCGTTGGCGGCGGTGGTGCCGGTGACGCCGACCGCGCCGAGGGCGAGCGGATGGTCGTGCCGCAGCGCGCCGGTGCCGGCCTGGGACTCGGCGACCGGCACGCCGTGCTCCTCGGCGAACCGGCGCAGCGCCTCGGTCGCCCCGCTGTAGATCACCCCGCCGCCGGCCACCAGCAGCGGCCGGCGGGCCGCCCGCACGATCCCGGCCGCGCGGGCCAGCGCCGCCTCGTCGGCGCGGGGCCGCGGCACGTGCCAGACCCGTTCGGCGAACAGCTCGTCCGGCCAGTCGTACGCCTCGGCCTGCACGTCCTGCGGCAGGGCGAGGGTGACCGCGCCGGTCTCCGCCGGGTCGGTGAGCACCCGCATGGCGGCGAGCAGCGCCACGGGCAGCTGCTCGGGCCGGTTGATCCGGTCCCAGTAGCGGGAGACCGGCCGCAGCGCGTCGGTGACGCTCACGTCGTAGGAGCGCGGGTCCTCCAGCTCCTGGAGCACCGGGTTGGCGACCCGGGTGGCGAAGATGTCGCCGGGCAGGAGCAGCACCGGCAGCCGGTTGATGGTGGCGCCGGCGGCGCCGGTGACCAGGTTCGTGGCGCCGGGGCCGATCGAGGTGGTGCAGGCCAGGGTGCTGAGCCGGTCGGTCATCCGGGCGTACGCCGCGGCCGTGTGCACCATGCCCTGCTCGGTGCGGCAGAGGTGGTACGGCAGGTCGGCGCCGGCGGTGGCCAGGGCCTCGCCGAGCCCGGCGACGTTGCCGTGGCCGAAGATGCCGAAGCAGGCCGGGACGAGCCGCTGCCGCCGCCCGTCGCGCTCGGAGAACTGCCGGGCCAGGAACGTCACGACCGCCTGCGCCACCGTCAACCTGGGCATCACGCCTCCTTCGTCCCGGGCCGGGTCAGCGGCAGCCGCGGGTCCACCGGTTGGCCGACCCAGCTGCCCCGGATCCAGCCGTGCCGGGGATCGTCCACACAGGCCATGGTCCGGGCGGCGCCGGGTCCGGCCAGCACGTTCAGGTAGTAGAGGTCGTAGCCCGGGGCGGCCATCGACGGCCCGTGGTAGCCGTAGGGGACGAGCACCACGTCGCCGGTGCGCACCTCGGCCAGCACGTCGATGGGCCGGTCGGCGGTGCCGTAGACCCGCTGGTAGCCCACCGGCCCCTCGCCGGGCGCACCGCCGGCCACCTCGAAGTAGTAGACCTCCTCCAGCGCGGCCTCGACCCGCCCGTCGTCGTACGCCCGCTCCTGCTCGTGCTTGTGCGGCGGGTACGACGACCAGTTGCCGCCGGGCGTGAGCACCTCCACGGCGACCAGCCGGTCGCAGTCGAAGGCGTCCGGCGCGCAGAAGTTGTTGACCTGCCGGCTGGCCGGGCCGGCGCCGCGCAGTTCCACCGGCACGTCGCGGGCCGCGCCGTAGCGGGGCGACAGCCGGCGGGTGGCCCGCGCCGACGGCAGCGCGAAGCGTCCCGCGCCGCGGATCGTCACGTCGGCGTCCCGAGGCAGGTAGGCGAAGTCGGTGACCGCGGCGAACACCGACTCGCGCCCGGTCAGCGCGAGCCGTAGCCCGTCGCAGTGCACGGTGGCGGCGCCGGCCAGCGGCAGGACCAGCATCTCCTCGTCGCCGGTGGTGAAGCTGACCTCGCCGCCGGCGGGCAGGGTGAGCACCCGCAGCCCGGCGTAGGTCCAGCCGGCTCGCTCGGGGGTGACCTCCAGCGCCCACGGCGCGCGGGCCGTGCCGCCCCAGGGCAGGTGCGCGTCGGGGGTCCTCACGCGTCCTGCCCGGTGGGCAGCAGCGACCCGGCCAGGTCCACGGCGGCGGCCACGTCGTCGGCGGGCGGGTAGAGCAGCGCCCGGCCGACCACCAGGCCGCGCACGCCGGGCAGCCGCAACGCCCGCGCCCACCGGGCGTACACGACGTCCGGCGCCTCCACCGGGTCGCCGCCGAGGAGCAGGACCGGCAGCGTGGTCGCGGCCATCACCCGCTCCATCTCGTCGACGGCCGGCAGCTTCAACCAGGTGTACGCGCTGGTCGCGCCGAGCGCCTGCCCGACGCTGACACCCTTGATGACCGCCTCCGGGCGCAGGTCGGCGCTGACCCGGCCGCCGTCGCGGGCCACCCACAGCGGTTCGACGAGCGCCACGGTGCGGTGCGCGGCGAGGGCGGTGACCGCCTGGGCGCAGGCCTGGAGGGTGGAGGCGGTGGCCGGGTCGTCCGGGTCGATCCGGCAGAGCATCTTGCCGCCGTCGTAGCGCATCGCGGCGATGCTGTCGGCGTCGTAGGCGGTGAACCGGTCGTCGAGTTCGAAGGTGGCGCCGGAGAGGCCGCCGCGGTTCATCGAGCCGATGGCCAGGCGGTTCTCCAGCGCCCCGAGCAGCAGCAGGTCCTCCAGGATGTCCGGGGTGCCGAGCACGCCGTCGACGCCGGGCCGGGACAGCGCCACGCGCAACCGGTCGAGCAGGTCCACCCGCCCGGCCATGGCCATCGGCCGATCGCGTACGCCGAGGGCGCCGCGGGCCGGGTGGTCGGCGGCGATGATGAACAGCGGCCGGCCGGGTTCGGGCCAGGGCCGGCGGGTACGGCGGGCGGCGGCTTCGGCGATCGCCTGCGGCCGGTGCGCGCGGGTGCGGGTCAGCGCGTCGTACTCGGTGCTCACCGGTCTTCTCCTGTCAGGGCGGCGGTCGACGGCGCCGGACGCGGTGTGGCGTCCCCGGCCAGCGCCGCCGTCTCGGCGTAGTCGGGCATGGCGGCGGAGCAGGCCAGTCGGGAGGCGACGATCGCGCCGGCGGCGTTGGCGAAGCGCATGGTCCGCTCCAGCGGCCAGCCGCGCAGCAGCCCCAGGCAGAGCGCGCCGCCGAAGGCGTCGCCGGCGCCCAGCCCGTTGACCACGTCCACCGGCACCGGCGGCACCCGTACGCTCTGCTCGGCGGTGCGGGCCAGCACGCCCTCCGGGCCGAGCTTGACCACGGCGAGCCGGGGCCCGCGTTCGAGCAGCAGCGCGGCGGCCCGGTCCGGGTCGCGGGTGCCGACCGCGATCTCCACCTCGTCGAGGTTGCCGACGGCGACGGTGACCCGGGGCAGCGCCTCGGCGACGGCCGCGGTCGCGGCCGCCGGGTCGGGCCAGAACATCGGCCGGTAGTCGAGGTCCAGCACGGTGTGCGGGCGACCGGCGCGGGCGGCGAGCGCGGCGGTGTGCGCGTCCCGGCTGGGCTGCTGGCACAGGCCGGTGCCGGTGAGCCAGAAGACGCGGGCCGAGGTGACGGCGTCGAGGTCCAGCTCCTCGGGCCGGATCTGGAGGTCGGGGGCCGTGGGCGTGCGGTAGAACCACAGCGGGAAGTGGTCCGGCGGGAAGATCTCGCAGAAGGTGATCGGGGTGGGCAGCCCGTCGACCGGGCGGACCTGGCTGTCGTCCACACCGAACTCGCGCAGCGCCCGGTGCACGTAGCCGGCGAAGGCGTCGGCGCCGGTGCGGGTGATCAACCCGGCGCGCAGGCCCTGCCGGCTGGCCGCGACCGCCACGTTGGTGGGGCTGCCGCCGAGGAACCTGCCGAACGTCTCGACCTCGGCCAGCGGCGTGGCGACCTGCAACGGATAGATGTCCACCCCGACCCGGCCGATGGTGAGCACATCGAGCATGCGGCGCCCTCCGTCCCGGCCGGCGTCGGCGTGTCCGCCAGCTCGATTCCGTCCCTGATTGGTAACAGTGCCTACGAGTTGTGTCAATGTGTTGTCATGACAACCGTGCTCTGCGCTCCGTGATCGCTTCGGTACAGTGACGCGCATCAGCACGCCGATCCCGCGCAGCCGCAGCGAGGAGGATTCCGTGACCGGCCCCGAGATCGCGGTCGACCGCAGCAGCCCGGTCCCGCTCTACTTCCAGGTCGCGCAGCAGTTCGCCGCGGCGATCCAGCGCGGTGAGCTGGCCCCGGGTGACCGCCTGGACAGCGAGTTGCAGCTGGCCGACCGGCTGGGCCTGTCCCGGCCCACCGTGCGGCAGGCCATCCAGCACCTGGTCGACAAGGGACTGATCGTCCGCCGGCGGGGCGTGGGCACCCAGGTGGTGCGGGGCGAGGTCCGCCGGGCCGTCGAGCTGACCAGCCTGCACGACGACCTGGTCCGCGCCGGCCAACGGCCGTCCACCTCGGTGCTGGAGCTGGCCACCGTGGCCTGCCCGCCGGCGGTCGCCGCCGCCCTCGGCGTGCCACCCGGCGGCGAGGTGCAGCACCTGCGCCGGCTGCGGTTCTCCGACGGGGAACCGCTCGCGCTCATGGAGAACTGGCTGCCGGTCGACCAGCCGCGGCTCACCATGGCGGCCCTGCAGGCCGACGGCCTCTACGCGATCCTGCGTGCCGGCGGGCGGCGGATCCGCGGCGCCCAGCAGCGGATCGGGGCGCGGGCCGCCACGGCCGCCGAGGCACAGATGCTGGGCGAGCGGCGTGGCGCGCCCGTGCTCACCATGACCCGCACCGCGTACGACGACCAGGGCCGCTACGTCGAGCACGGCGCCCACATCTACCGCGCCAGCCGCTACTCCCTCGAGGTGACCGTCGCCGAGCGGTGACGGTGGATGTTTCGCGCTCATTTCACTGACAGGTATTTACGTCGTCAGGCTGTCATGACATTGTGGCCGCAAGCACCGCCGGCGGCGGACGTGCGGCCGGTGGGGCGACCCCGCGAGTCTCTTCGAAGTTCCTCCTTGCGAAGGGAAACAGCCCATGTCAGCCAAGCCGAGACGCGCCGCCGGCGTGCTCGCCGCCTTCACCGCCGTCGCCCTCGCCGCCACGGCCTGCGGCGGCTCGGACGAGCCCGCCGGTAAGGACGCCAAGAACATCACCCTCACCATCTCCGCCAATTCCATCGTCGGCGGCAAGAACTCCGCCGGCGCGGAGTGGATCGAGAAGTGGGTCATCCCCAAGTTCGTCGAGGCGCAGAAGGCCAAGGGCGTCACCGCCAAGGTGACGTTCGTGCCCAGTGGCGTCGACGACGAGCAGTACAAGACCAAGCTGGCCCTGGACCTGCGCTCCAAGGGCGGCGCCGACGTGATCGCCGTGGACGGCATCTGGGTCGGCGAGTTCGTCCAGGCCGGCTACCTCAAGCCGCTGTCCGAGGTGGCCGGTGACCAGGTCGAATCCTGGGAGGGCTGGTCCCAGATCCCGGAGACCGTGCAGGGCCTCGGCTCGTTCGAGAACAAGCGCTACGCCATCCCGCTCGGCACCGACGGCCGGGTCCTCTACTACAACAAGAAGCTCTTCGCCCGGGCCGGCCTGCCCGCCGACTGGCAGCCGAAGAGCTGGCAGGAGATCCTCGACGCCGGCGCCAAGCTCAAGGCGCTGCCCGGGGTGAC is part of the Micromonospora halotolerans genome and encodes:
- a CDS encoding NIPSNAP family protein, which encodes MITCVVHYTVDPAQIEAFERFAREWMRLVAKHGGVHHGYFLPAEGASDRAEALFSFESLAAYERYRARFGDDPEFVAADRIRDESGCVLRYERTFMRPLLPTD
- a CDS encoding PP2C family protein-serine/threonine phosphatase, which gives rise to MDELFEPAGTLRSAYREVDWASTSLGPVRDWSPTLRAAVDLTLHSRFPVTLFWGPEFVMVYNQAYVELIGQKHPAALGAPAARVFAEIWDVIGPMLRSVRSTGRATWTRDMRLLMDRRGYPEECFFTFSYSAVRGPDGRAEGVIDIATETTTQVLSQRRLIMLVGLSDALSGLEDPAEILDRALRVLRTDPQDLPDVDILVADAAGDAGRPPLPALSSTILRDGDFALETTADVPVMRMRLPGPAPSAETVLVARLSQHLPLDDGYVGFVRLLGATVAQALQRAQARQAERRVAILERDLSERLQRSLLTPPAQPPGTEVAVRYQPAAERARIGGDWYDAFLLPDGALTLVIGDVAGHDQQAAAAMAQIRNVLRGVAYTAGKPPGGVLEGLEATTRGLGVNVLATAVLARLEQAGNGVHTLSWSNAGHPPPVLVAPDGTATLLRTPPEMLLGVQAGVARGDHRVTLAPGSAVVLYTDGLIDRRDAIIDDGLAELVRSLTGRHGSTAEQLCDELLARFAASSDDDIALLVLRIPPEPAGTPG
- a CDS encoding MFS transporter; translated protein: MPPDAVPPRFPRSSPYWPVVSHPLLRRVLPGLAVSALGDGMALVAVTWLALQLAPQGQRGTWTAVALAAYTLPSAAGTIAFGRLLAGRSGAQLAGWDAVLRAGALAAIPAAHLAGALSIGVYVALLAASSLLHSWGSAGRFTLIAELLPERDHLPANAVFAILGQAATIAGPPLAGLLIGVAGPVWVLALDALSFAVLALTYRLVVPAGRRAAPTEAIPSRTAGFGVIREHRALRGLLAVTFGFFLLFGPFYVAMPVLVTEELRGSATTLGLYYTAFGAGSLLGGLATGHLRRWPLWPTIIGIVVGFGAAMLPLGLDVPVGLSLPAFALAGLLWAPYTSTSMALFQRSVTGARLPQALAAHGAVVVLAVPLGTMLGGPLTAALGARHTLLLCAAATIALGAVAAGLARPHRGPPPTGDEPDGTGPAPERRLRPDDAVGSGTP
- a CDS encoding ATP-binding protein; the encoded protein is MGGSGPPADINSTGAGHARGETSSLLSRAFTAATITELRHAVAAALAAAGLAGEPAEDFVLAVHELATNAVRHGGGAGQLHLRRQGDLLLCDVVDHGAGVDAPPIRQVAGDAAGGRGLWLADHLADSLSLHRRVDGLTATVTIALR
- a CDS encoding RNA polymerase sigma factor — its product is MSSGTEHEERFRRVYAADFGPLLAYALRRVAQPEDAADVVAETFLVAWRRRRDLPADGEARLWLYGVARRVLANHHRGGVRRQRLGERLRQRITAVIGGDPGSEVPERLAIRAALTRLGELDREVLLLTVWEGLEPREAAEVLRVSPAAVRTRLSRARARLRELVGDDLGRPGHVLDVVTAPAPKEGR
- the glpK gene encoding glycerol kinase GlpK, whose protein sequence is MADFVGAVDQGTTSTRFMIFDHGGNEVGRHQLEHQQILPRAGWVEHNPLEIWERTQTVVQTAMNEHGLAGSDLAALGITNQRETTVVWNRRTGRPYYNAIVWQDTRTDRIASALEREGRGDVIRSRAGLPPATYFSGGKIQWILENVDGVREAAERGEAVFGNTDTWLLWNLTGGTEGGVHVTDPTNASRTMLMNLETLDWDDEMLSFFGIPRAMLPEIRPSSDPRSYGSTVPHGPFSSPVRITGDLGDQQAATVGQVCFAPGEAKNTYGTGNFMLVNTGTDIVRSTAGLLTTVCYQFGDEAPVYALEGSIAVTGSAVQWLRDQLKIISSAAQSEILARQVEDNGGVYFVPAFSGLFAPYWRSDARGAIVGLSRFNTDAHIARATLESICYQSRDVAEAMEQDCGVPLECLKVDGGVTVNDLCMQLQADILGVPVSRPVVAETTALGAAYAAGLAVGFWKSTDELRENWNESRRWQPTWSPEQRETGYARWKKAVGRTLDWVDVD